The uncultured Fusobacterium sp. DNA window AATTGGCATAGCTCCTTGTGTTACACCACTCGTTGGCATATATATAAAAGTTTGAAGTTTAAAATAGATTCCAAATAGTGAAACTGCTAATGTAGATATTCCTGAAAGTATAAAGTTTATTCCCATTACTAAAAAAGATCCAATAGACATTATAAAAAATGAAGGGATTCCTACATTATATATCTCTTTTACAATTTCTAAATTCCAAGAAAAATCTTTCTTTTCTATTGTTATCTCCTGTTTTCTAAAGAACAATACATATATAGAAGCTATTAAAGCTGTTATTTGCCCTATTACTGTGGCAATTGCTGCCCCTCTTACTCCCATAGCTGGTAATCCAAAATATCCATATATCAATATTGGATCTAATACTATATTAGTAACTGCTCCTATTATTTGTAAATACATTGGAGCAAGAGTATTTCCAGTTGCTTGTAAAATCTTTTCTATAGCAATTTGCATAATTGTTCCTACACTTAAGAAAGTAACAATATATGTATAATCAACTCCCATTTGAAAAATACTGCTATCTGAAGTAAACATTCTAAAAAATGGTTTTATTAAAAATATTCCTAACACAACTAATAATAAGTAGTGAAGAACAGCTAAAGTCAATCCATGAGCAGCTGTTTTATTAGCTGTTTCAAAATCCTTTTCTCCCAATTTTCTAGCTATATAGGAGTTTACTCCAACTCCTGAACCTACTGCTATAGCCAATATTAAATTTTGTATTGGAAAAGCTAAAGATACAGCTGTTAACGCATCTGTTCCTAACCTTGCAACAAATATTGAATCTACTATATTATATAAAGAGTTAATCAACATAGATATAGTTGGTGGAATAGACATTGATAACAA harbors:
- a CDS encoding MATE family efflux transporter, whose protein sequence is MSKSENKMGTHKILPLLLSMSIPPTISMLINSLYNIVDSIFVARLGTDALTAVSLAFPIQNLILAIAVGSGVGVNSYIARKLGEKDFETANKTAAHGLTLAVLHYLLLVVLGIFLIKPFFRMFTSDSSIFQMGVDYTYIVTFLSVGTIMQIAIEKILQATGNTLAPMYLQIIGAVTNIVLDPILIYGYFGLPAMGVRGAAIATVIGQITALIASIYVLFFRKQEITIEKKDFSWNLEIVKEIYNVGIPSFFIMSIGSFLVMGINFILSGISTLAVSLFGIYFKLQTFIYMPTSGVTQGAMPIMGYSYGAKNHRRLSEVLNYSIIICVLINFLGSVLFWIFPEEILHFFNATDEMMTMGVKTIRIISTSYSFGSICFIFSCFLQAIGKGVPSLTITMLRQLVLLLPMAYILGRFYGLTGVWVAFPTVEVITCMISIFIYKNFSRKDPVMRRVIN